The Aspergillus oryzae RIB40 DNA, chromosome 5 genome segment TTACCAAGCCGCTCAGGAGGATCACGATAATGCTCGCCGGATGAAGCAGCGTTCAAAGACGCGCAGTGCAAGCAGGGTTAGGAAGCCTCGTTCACGGAACTCATCTGAGCGTCGGAACAATCGTTCATCTAGTCGCCATACAGCTAGTCGGGTCGGCACTGAGAAGCATGACCGTGGCCGTAGTGCCGACAGGAAGGGCTCTTACAATAGATCGCCTTCGCCTCCCTTGCCCACCTCTACTACAGACGATGCTTTCAGACTCGTGGCCAGTGATAGAGAACGGAGGTCTCAGCAGCGAAGTAGCAGCCGACGTCCGGACAAAGGGAAAGCAGAACCAAGGGCGAGATCTCGGAGTCGCCATGATCACGAGCCCACGATGGGGACGGAACATGGACAGTATGACGTAGGTGCAACTCCTCGAGGCCTTGTCGTCGAGATAGTACCTCAAAGCGACCACGATATGTTGACGGAGAGCCGGGCCATTCACTCTGCAACTGTGCCTCCCGCCGTCCCCCACATTGGGCTATCCGAacacagaagaaaggagctggcagcagcagaacTAGAGGCACGGCGACTCTCCCTCGCACGGAATCCATCCGCGCCCAACATCCCCTTTCCAGGAGAACTGCAACATAGTCGCATTCCAGAGAGCCCACCATTTTCTGTGAATTCTCTTGGTCCACGCACACCAGGTCGGCGGAGGGCTTCATCGAGCAAAGCATCTCCAGAGCACCGAAATAGCTCGGACTCGAACTCATCCCAGTCCGGACCATCAGGGCTGGCTACGACACCCAGAGCTATGCGACACCCGAGGTATAATCAGGAGACTGCTCCGTCTGTTCCGAACGTTCCGGACAGCACTATTCTCCTGAGTGACGCCAGGTATCAGGCTGATGCTCAGAAAATTGGTCGCTCAATGTCTGTTCCAGTGCCCGAACTAAAACAACCTGGGACAGTGCCATCCGACCTGCCAATGCATCCGCGATTTAATCCATGTCTCCCGAGAAGCCGCTCGACCAGCAGAACCCGGAACATGGGTCATCGCCGGGAGAACTCGAAAGAACAAGGCGGGTACAGCTATGGAGGCTCTCCAGTGGATATCAGCATCGAGGAGGGAATCGAGAACGCGATGGAACTAAAATATTACGAAACTCCTCCTGTGTTACCCGAGCTGCAGCACTTGAACGCTCTCCCACCCCCGCCACCACCTGCCCCGGTGATGGATTGTGCGTCTCCGCGCGAGTCTTCAGGGACCATAGACATCGCTATTGACAACGAGAACATGGGAAAGCTGCTACCCCGCGCTATGACAGCCGGACCCGCGGTGAGCATGGAGACACAACCGACTTTACATCGTCGGCGTATGTCCTTTGAGCACAGACGCGGCAAAAGCGTGAACGAGAGCTTCTCCAGTAAGATCCGCAACCTGGCTCGTATGGGCAGTGTTAATCGGGCACCTGATAGTTGGGCTGAAACACATTTTCCGTATGAAAGTATACCAGTCGCCGACGGTCGCATCTAGGTCATTTTAATTCTATTCGCCGATCTTCGCTTTGTTTgcgttcttttcttttctttactccgtttgttttctctctttagTGTTTCTACTCTCCTACTTGCATTCCAGTTTTCTGGACGTGGTCCGCTTCTCGGGCCCTCATGACTAACGACATTTCcttttatcttttgttaCGCCCTGTTATGACTCGTTAAAGGGCATTATGTGATTGTTGGATGTATACCCTTCCTGGCATTATGACAAATTGTTGTCCTCTAAGTAACACACGGTGGAAATGTCTGTGTGCCTTTCTTAGACTTTTGCTTATTCCTGCGTATTGCTCCTCTTGTTCAGATCGGGTCcgcaaggacaaggaaaagttCCTTTGTATCTGGGATTGAGGTGGTTTCTGTTGTTGTATCATGCACAGGTTTCCATCCCTCCCACAatgctttgatttccttggttGTCTACCACTATTAGTGATAATCGGGCTAGATGATAATTAGATGTTCATGAACAATGCAAACATGCCAGTTACGTTTAATATACATTGACGAGCCCACAACGCACTTACTGCATCGCAGAATCAAGGGTAGTTTGTATAATACACTATGTCAGTTCACTACAGGGCAATTAATTCCACTTTCCCCAACCTTTGTTGCGCCCTTCGCTCGCCGACTCTTGTCCAATATTCCTTTCCGCGTCCAATAACCGGTCAAATTCAGCACGAGCTTGCTCCCTCTCTCGCTGCTTGTCACtttctgatgatggagaacTCCATGAGTCCCACTGTGGTGACTGCTGGCTAGATGCATCCTGACGACTAGACTGAGCAGGCGCGGAAGTATTCTGTTGTCGAATCCGCTCCCAGGCACTTCCCTGCGAGTAACCAGCCTGCGCGGCCCTACTGGTTCTATACTCAGGCGCCGTGGGACtagcatcatcctcatcgaagAAATCTCCTCCACGGCCTTGATCTGCacccaatccaccaccaccaacaggTTCCAACACCGGACGACGATCAGGAACAGATACCCCTGTAGACTGAACGTCACCCCCAGAATACTCCGAAGCATACTCACCACCCTGATCCATTTCAACGACACCATGCTGCTCACCCACCGACCTCCGCCCCCTGGACtccatctttctcttccttatcTCATCAGGATTCTGCTTTTTCAAGTCTGCCAAGAACTCCTTCAACCGCGAGTCTCCCATCGTATTCGTCGTCTCTTTATAGACCGCATAAACACTCGAAAACGTTGCGCCCGCCACACTATAGAACAACATCTTGAAACACATCACAAAAGCCGCCCGTCTCGCCACCGTCGGCTCAGCAACCGCGAACCTCTTCGCGGCCTGTATAATCTCCCCCGGAGACGGCATCTTCCCCTCCGGCCCCGAAGCCTTGGGGAAATAAGCCGGATACAACTCCGACTTCCTGGCCTGGTTCCACAACAGCGCTGATCCGACGAGTCCTCCCAGTGGCGCGCCGATCCGCTCGTGGTACAAACTGCGACTGCTGTGTGTGACCATCGCATCTAGTTCGTCCTGTGTGGGGAGCCGCTGAATGAGAACGCGCGCATTTTCGACTCGGCGGAGTACATTGGCTGTGACTTTCCGGTCGTAGTTCCACCGTCCGAAGAATCCGAAGTAGAGGGTGAATGGGTCCGGGTTGGCGATTAGGTCGCGTTTTATGTAGAGCGAGTGATACTGGTATTTTGTGTTTGGGGTGTTGTCGCTGTCGTTGGTTGGTTCGGCGCCCGTTGGGGGGATAGGGTCTGTTTGGGCGTTTTCTAGAACCATCTTTTTTTTGTGggttttgggtttgttttGTGGATGAGCGAGAGGAGGGTTGGTAAGGGTTGGAGTTGGAGTTGGTTGTGTGATGCTGTGACGTTATGGCTATTATGTAGCTTAGTCAGCACAGTACTTAACTATGCAGTTGTGCAGGCTTTATGCATTGGGTTTATACTCCGAAGGTTGATATCGTTTGACCTTTCATTCCTAGTATGTTAAGCTCAATAATATACGTTTGTACTTTGGTAATATCTCGCATAATCTACCTACTTTCTGGCTTCAATCATCTTGCACTGTGATGCTGTTTGTGGCCTGTATATCGTCTGTTGGTgccttatatatatttattgtTAGATTATCAGTTAGCTGTCTAAGGAAGTCGAATTGTAAAGGACTAAAATCTCAACAAGTCTACAGATATGACAGCACCTCTCCAAGCTCTTGCCAATCCTAGATGATTTCAATACTTCCCAGTGCGCTCGAACTCAGGGCCTTCTACCTACCAACCATCTCCTAATGCTCTAGATATCAGCCCCCTCTAAATCTGATCGAAGGATAGGTTCTTCACACGGTAATAGGTTTCTAGTTATTCAGTCAGCCAAGTCCCATAACTGCAGCAGATAATACTAACCCGTGCTGGGACCAGGAGATCCAGACGATCCCTCCATCTGCAAGTTGATGATCCTGCAGCACGTTAGCCTTTGTAAATCATATGGAATGTCCCCCACCCTCTCTAGGGCTTGTCAAGTACTCACAGATACAAAGGCTTCCCGA includes the following:
- a CDS encoding putative endo-1,3(4)-beta-glucanase (predicted protein), whose translation is MVLENAQTDPIPPTGAEPTNDSDNTPNTKYQYHSLYIKRDLIANPDPFTLYFGFFGRWNYDRKVTANVLRRVENARVLIQRLPTQDELDAMVTHSSRSLYHERIGAPLGGLVGSALLWNQARKSELYPAYFPKASGPEGKMPSPGEIIQAAKRFAVAEPTVARRAAFVMCFKMLFYSVAGATFSSVYAVYKETTNTMGDSRLKEFLADLKKQNPDEIRKRKMESRGRRSVGEQHGVVEMDQGGEYASEYSGGDVQSTGVSVPDRRPVLEPVGGGGLGADQGRGGDFFDEDDASPTAPEYRTSRAAQAGYSQGSAWERIRQQNTSAPAQSSRQDASSQQSPQWDSWSSPSSESDKQREREQARAEFDRLLDAERNIGQESASEGRNKGWGKWN